CAGCACAGGCAGAGATCAGCCCATGGCACAGCTGAGAACACAcacccctcctctccatcacaaTGCAAATGCCTTCACATAACCTTTTGTAACACCAATGACCACCAAATGCCAACAATGACTGGTGGTGTTTATGCCAAGATACACAGATAGTGCTAGAGATCTACAGTATTTAAGGTTTTTGATGAATGTCACTAGAGATTAATCTATATTTATCTTGTCATGCTCTTTCCTGACACACATAGCTCCATGACTAATCTTTCCCAACTGTCACCCAACTTGTCTCTCCCTAAcatcccctctttctctttttgtttttcaccctCTCTGGGCCTCTTGAGACATGGAGCGCCCAAGGACTCTAGGCGCTTTGACGAACTCCATGAGTGTTGGCTTGACTGGGGGGAGGTCTCTTGTGATCTCGTCCACGGTCTTCTTGTTGGGACAGGCTCCGTCTGGGGTGGCGAAGGGCAGCAGGTCTTCCTCGGTGTGTGGGGCTCCACGTCCGAGCCTGATGCCCAGCTCTGCGGGGGTGAAGATAGGCAAGGGGAGGGTTTTTCTCTTTGGCAGCAGCTGGTGCTCCCTCACCCCTCTTTCCACTGTGCCCACTCTGAAGACCCCAGAGGGGCAGGTCTGTTTCAGCGAACGGGCCTGCCACTGTCGGGACAGTGTCTCCCTACGAGAGTCGTCATTCATGTTCATTGTCTGCCTGCAGGCATCAGAGAAAAGCTGTTAGAAACTCTGGGAGCACTCACTGTGATTTACCCTCTTAATTAGACTGTAACTGCCTTCTAATATGAGAACAGTTTACCAAGAATTGCCAAGTAGATTCATTTTGATGATGGTAAGGAAGATTTTAAAGCACAGCCAGGACGTAATTAgtagaaatagattttttcccACTCGTTCAGTGGTGACAGATACTACAGTTAGGGGACCTGCAGATTTGGTCTGTGAGCTCTCACCTGTCCTGAGGTTGAGTCTTGAGACTGACACTATGCCAGTCAGCGCTGTAGCTCTCCCTGTGAGccttgttttcttcctttacGCTGCAGGTCAGCTCAGCTCCCACCACCACACCGTTACACTTATCCAGGACGGTACACACTGACATCATCTCTGCTGTGGGAAGATCTGTCTCGGATGTATTGCCTTCAGTCGAACTTGTTGGTCAGTATTAAggtgtggttttgtgtctctggtGAGGCTGTTTGTTCAAAGGATGCTTCAGCTGGCTGTATCTCCTGGctcccactgtctctctctctctgtctgtctctttgtgctGTCTCTGTCTGGGCTCGGGTCTGTCCTTTTATAGATGTTCTGTTGCTATTCCTGATTCATGTAGTCACTCTACAATCAGTGTGCCCTGACATCCGACACCAAGAGCTCCGTGTCTCATTCTCTGAGAGCTGGAAGCCCAATTTCTGAGGAGGGGTTAGCGGGTGAAGATCCCCTGATTCTCAAATGGCATGACTGGTCTCCTTTGTAATCACCCAGACCAACACTTTCCACTTCAGCAGGGATCGCGATTAtataaacatgttgacagacagacacaacagGTTTAGTCTCCGGAGAGGACTCTTAATAGGGGTTTGATCTTGATGTACACGAGGCAGCAAGTGTTGCCGTGTTAATGTGGAAAGATGACAATTATGCAGCTGTTTTCCATACACAAAGGATATTTCAGGCAGTAGGTTAAATATGTGTGCATCAGAAACAACACGTCTGTCCCTTGGAGATAAAAGGTGAAAGGCTAGATAACTTTATGGAGTCACAGCTTGCTGACTTTCAAATTATAATGCAGCTCACAGGGAGTTTCTCAACAGCTGTGCCTGGTGACAACATCAAACCTCCTCATTAAATGCCATTGCAGTGCGCTGCCTCACAGTAGCAGTGAGAGCTCCATCCCCAGTGATTCATTACCTCAGTGACAGAGCGGCATGCAAGCCATAATCAACTCAGGTTACAgacttttaaacacacacacacacacacacacacacacacacacacacacacacacacacacacacacacacacacacacacacacacacacacacacacacacacacacacacacacacacacacacacacacacacacacacacacacacatctctgacAGTCGGCTGCTGGTGTGATGTTACTACTGGTCCCTGACTCTGACTCATTCATCCATATTGGGTACTGATATCATCAGATAACCGAGAtcagataacacacacacaacaacataaCGTATAATAATCCTGATGAAAAGATCAATCAAAGAGTCTTTTACATTTAGTTGTGAAAAAAGGCATTCAATTAGCTATATCTGTGCCAAATCTtgacaataaatcaaaacatcaaGCCTAAATTAATGCCATTCATTTTCACTGACAATTTGTGCCCTATATATTTCTCATGtatcaattcaatttaatttcccCTCTCCCTGACAAGTGTGGCAATGTTTCAGTCTCCTCTCTGTACCCTTTCAGAAGGGTGACATTGCATATCAAAATTATTGCTCAGTGTCTGAGATGGGAAAGAGCGCAAGAGCACCGTAGGCATCCTTGTGGTCATGCCTTTAGTCATGTTATGACACCATGGCATACGTGAAATGCTATTTAAGAAACCTGGTAAGTCACTGCACAAGTCCTGCAGTGTTAAGATTGTAAACTTGAATAGATGTTACAGAGTTTTTGTTATAATGGTAGTATTCACCCTACTAAAACTGCAAGAGGACAGCAGATGGCTGTCACCTACTTGCTGTTTTTGGGTGAGTCATGCTATGCTAATGAAGCCAGGGGTGTGGAGGATCTGTAAAGGTGAAACCCCCTCACCCCCTTCttcctcatccctccctccaaCCGCACCAGGCCACGAAGGTCCGGGAAGAACTTTGTATTGCATAACAGTATTGCCACAGCTGCTGGGaagtgacatttaaatgaaccTTCCCCGAGACAGAGATGTGGagtgggagagaaagggaggaggaggatgaggaggaggaggaggaggaggaggaggaggaggaggaggaggagggcgaaGAAGCCTGTCCCTGTCAGGAGGTGGTAAATAAGGCAAAATGTTGTGAAAGTGCAAGTTTGAGCAAGGCACATTGATTTTGTGACAACAGAATACATTTGAGAGGATAAAGTGTCCTACATAGATTAGCAGTTACAAGAACTTGAGGCGAAAGTGAACTTTCTATTGATTCCTGCACACAATCTTCAACTTGACTCTTGTGCTTTATACTGGCACCCCAGAGTCGAGTGTTACCAgctatttcagtgtgtgtgtgtatgtgtgtgtgttagatagCCAGTGTGCCAGCAGGCTGCTCTCAGCAGTGTCTCTCTTACATaaccacagcaacaacaacaacatcatttttGACTTGCAACCCGGTTTGGTCCCAGCGGGATGGTCAGATGCCGTACAGGCAGCACCAGGCCAGGATCAGACTAAAAGCCATGGTTACACTGACGATGGGCCAAGTGAGGACACATAGGATCAGACTGAAGAGGGCCCTAGTTTCCACTGCAAAAGAATGTTGCTCTTGTGCCACAGTCTCCATGGAATCACTGCTTGGATTTCAGATAGTTATGCAAACTCTTCTTATGGAAGCTCGTATCAATTCACATGAGCTGCCCCCAGGAAATCCATCATATCAACATGTGACACTCATGTGACAAGTTTATTTCATCATAAACTGGACACcagaacaaatacacacaaacttCCACATGAGCTTAGAAATCTTTCACATTTTCGGCAATAGAGCGGAAAAAACACCCTCATGCTTTACCTAAAAGTCACTCAGTCACATACACCAACAATCTTAAACGTTCAGCATACTTTACTAACTACATTGCAATTCCATCTactattttccaaaatgtttaaagCCAAATGCAGACTTTAACAAGTTAAAAGTATCAATTATAGAAACACACATTCTTGTGAGGAAAAATCTGACATACTGGACTGTTTATTAAGTGTTGTTACTGATCATGTGATTGGAATATATGAGTAATTATAATCATAGGACAAAACATAAAGAGGCTCTGCTTAATGGAACATCGCTACCCTGAAGGTTCACAACAGCTGAACAATGAACAGGCTAAGAACTTAATAAAACTCTATggtagacagaaaaaaagacgcCACAGTAGTATTTACCAGAAAATCTGCATAGCCCTTCTAGATTTTGACCTGAGAAAACAGAATAGGACTCAAGCTTGGTTGTTGGCGAAGAAAGGAGAAACTGTTCAGCCTAAAACTTCCAagaagcagaaattgacactGGAAAGTTAGAGCTATGCATTTCTGTCATCCAGGTCTCCAGGGTTGATAACTACTGCCCCCTGCCTTGTGTCTGTTATTATTGCAGCCAGTAGGTCTTAAGATCTGTCACTCAAGTTTCAAtcgtctctctcgctctcatcTTCTTCAGTGGCTCTTCCGTTCATGGCCTCAACCCTCGCCATCAGCAGCGGCAGGTTTATGGCAAGGCCCGGCACCTCCTCGTCAGAATCATCCCTTGGAGGATAGAAGCGCTTTGCCTTCGCCAAAAAATCTTCAGCTATATCTAGATACACGAGGCGATCCtatgaggagggagaggaaaaagtgGTTAAGGCAGTGACACTGAATGTTACCGACACAATATGGGTGTTAAAGAGTCTGCGTCCTCTACTTTACCACAGGACTTGAGTATATCAACCTATGTCCTCCAGTGGCTGTGATCTGAACCACTGGTAGAatcttgattcatttttattttttttggaccAATTAAAAATCATAGTTGTAACTGCACAAAGATAATCAGAAGAAACTAAATTTAAggcaaataagataagataatgccCCTAGCTTTGGAGATACAAGGCTCAATTGAGTTTGGGATACTTAAGTTAGTTGCATATAGACCTACTTGACAAAACTGATGCAGGAAAGGTAAAGGAAAGGACTCCTCATGTGGCCTGAAGCGCAGCTAAACACTCCTACACATTTATTTAGGTCATGGTTAGGATGATTGATATGTCTCACACCACCCaacagtgcttttttttttttttttttttttttttttaaccctatgCTCCAGGTCACAGTGAGTATGAGTTCAAAGTTCACCAGGATTAGTAGATATCTTTCTGGTGGTGGCTCTTTGTTGGAAAAGAGGGACGTCTCAGTGTGGAGTGTATGAAGCAGGTCACGTGCTGCTGGGGCATTACGCATGCGGTCATGTGAGGCTCCAGCAGACACTGTCAGCAGTGAGTCCGCCTCAGCCATGAAAcctggaaaagaaagagaagccATTTCTGGTTACTCTGTATGAAGAAGCGAATATCTGTCCCAGTCCTCCTCAGTCCAGCGTTACCCAAGTTCTCCAGGATTTGCTTCCATTTCTCTCTGACTTCCCGACGTGTATCTCTCATGGCCTCAATGTCAACACTTAGTCTGCGATAGCCCTAAACAAGAAAAGgtcaaagctttaaaaaaacaagttctttCACCTTTGTGTACTTTCTCTAATAGGACAGGCTCAACATTGTCCTACTGCCCAAAGGCCGGTTTGAATAACTGTTCACAGCTTTATATGACTTAACAatgatgttttctgtcttttgcaCACTATGTAAATCGATTTTAGACCCGCTTTGCACCAGTTAGAGTCACCTAGAGTTCTTTTTCACTATGGTGCAATTTGTTAAtggtttctttttcatcttAAGCTTAACATGATTAGAATAAGCCTCAGACTCTAGCTACTCTGTTTACATCATCCCTCACATACCGTAGATCCCATGCGGGTCTTGGTCCTGGCCTGCAGCAGGCCGTAAAGGACCCGGTCGTCATCTCTCTCCGAGTGGCTGGGGTCGCCTGGCTCACTCCACAGGTTGGTCTCCTCATCACGACGCTTCTGGACTTCCCGGTTAAAATACTCCAACGGATCCTGGCTGTGTGGTCAGCCGACACACAAGCACAGTTACTACACTTTCACACATACATAATCTGTTTTGACACACTTGACAATCAATTATTGaaagtataaaatacatttttcggGGGATTATCTTCTATATACCACAGGTGAGAAGGGTAAGTGATATGTGTATGATAACAATACTTGTGTATTAAAGTGATATGTGGTGAAGGACTTCTCTGATTCCGTCCTGTCTAATGTCTTCTTACGGTACTAAAGGCTGCttttcatcatcatcgtc
This genomic window from Anoplopoma fimbria isolate UVic2021 breed Golden Eagle Sablefish chromosome 11, Afim_UVic_2022, whole genome shotgun sequence contains:
- the tcap gene encoding telethonin, whose amino-acid sequence is MMSVCTVLDKCNGVVVGAELTCSVKEENKAHRESYSADWHSVSLKTQPQDRQTMNMNDDSRRETLSRQWQARSLKQTCPSGVFRVGTVERGVREHQLLPKRKTLPLPIFTPAELGIRLGRGAPHTEEDLLPFATPDGACPNKKTVDEITRDLPPVKPTLMEFVKAPRVLGRSMSQEAQRG
- the mreg gene encoding melanoregulin, producing MGLVFRKLCCCCCPADNDDDDEKQPLVPQDPLEYFNREVQKRRDEETNLWSEPGDPSHSERDDDRVLYGLLQARTKTRMGSTGYRRLSVDIEAMRDTRREVREKWKQILENLGFMAEADSLLTVSAGASHDRMRNAPAARDLLHTLHTETSLFSNKEPPPERYLLILDRLVYLDIAEDFLAKAKRFYPPRDDSDEEVPGLAINLPLLMARVEAMNGRATEEDESERDD